A stretch of DNA from Acipenser ruthenus chromosome 21, fAciRut3.2 maternal haplotype, whole genome shotgun sequence:
CAGTCTGACAATACGGAGAGTATTTTCAAGTAGAACAAATGTGACGGAAGTCTAATCCTAAACCaggaatgttttttgttgttgttagtaaCTGTCCTGGGAGGCCTGTAACAGATTGAAAGCTTTTATTTGGCGATTTAGTTGATGTGCTGTAATACCAACAGTTTACGGTCACAACATTTTAGTACATAATTAAACCCTTCCATCTTTATAAGGCCCACTCGCTCTCCAAACACTAAGTGGGTATAACTTGCAGTCAGCTGAGATTTATGACATTCTATTAGCACAATGCATTTCAGATAATGgatttcaattacagtatactGGCTTGGGCTGGACTCAAACTGACAGCGTGAATGGTTTGAGCTTTCAACACAGGAAAACAAACGTAATGAAtgcacagctaaaaaaaaaaaacatttaaaagtaagATCCATCCGAGCATCATTATACTGCGTCAAAGGATGTTAAACTTCAAAGCTCTCGTTCAATTACTCTCAAGTGTTTCATTTACCAGACAAGCCTTAAACAATGTTACTGTCACATCTATTCTGAACATCTAATCTAGCAGCACCATATACATCTATTCTGTACCACATCTATTCTGAACATCTAATCTAGCAGCACCATATACATCTATTCTGTACTACATCTATTCTGTACTGCATCTAATGGCTCTCCGACCCAAAAAAATGCCTCAACCCAATTTCAGTGAGGAACTTCACTAGTGGCAAACTCAATGAGCTATGTGgaacacattaaaaaaactgtGCAATATAAATAATCTCCCCTAttatgtttcaggtctatttgaCCCAATATAGGTTCCCTCCCTTTGTGGTCATGATATTTAAACTGGACAATAACCATTAGCTGTGATTTAGAGGATTTGCTACTCATAAGAAATAAACacttacatgaaaaataaaacacacttacaTGAAGTACAGAGATCCCGAAACAATGACTCCAAGAAGCTGGAATAATGTATTGATTTTTCATACCGACAGATCTTTTCTTTTAGCAAATTTTCAAATTCCGTAAAATCGTCTTTAGAAGAAGGATTCATGTCATCAATTCCGGTTACATTATTTACAGCCGTTACAcctgcacacacccacacacacaaaaaaaaggttcAATGTGCATTTACAATCATAGGTCCTCTCTACCACCTCCTTATTGCAATcccagtaaaaaaaatgtatttgatgttTTGGTGCCCCCTAATGggggcatttatttttttatcatagtttacGATAATGATTTAAGCATTTGTTCTAACAGACTTTGATATTTTGTTggatctaaataaaaataaagctacTGGTGGAAGTGTATTAGCCACCAATCCTACCGGACTACATAGAAATATACACATCAACACAAAATACTACTGAAACTACTGAACATGTGCTTTTATATATAGACACTGAATCATTTCTAATACAGCAACGCCTTACCAAATGCTTCTTTTGCTAGTTCAAGGTCCGCCTCTTCCTGCATTTTCCGTACTCGTAGTTTCTCTTCTAACTGTTCTTCTGCCGTCATTTCTGCTGGCGCTTCCGGTTCCTCCAACTAGAAACAACaatgcacaaaaaataataattcagtggTACCTTAATAAATCAAAAAAACACCTGAGCATTACCTATGCATGGCCCATTTTCACTGGACTGTACTGCgttctctcaataacttgtggtgAACAACGTCTTAACCAAGTTTTAGCATCAAATTGGATACACGAGTGGGAAAGTAAATGTATCTTCAGAGGGTTTGCAAGGTGATATCCAGCAGGCTCAAAGTAAGTGATATGAGCAAAggttaaaaaacagaaaggagGCCCCAGACTTCATGAACACCACCACCCCCTCTCCACATGAATGTTTTCTGTGCACTTGTACAGTGGGTTGCTGAAGTTCACAACAGTGGCAGGGTTTAAGAAAGCTTGTCTGGCGTTCCTTCATCCTCATGAGACTCACCCTCTTTTTGAGTTCCTCTtgctttttcctttgtttttgctCTTTCTCTTTGATCTTTTCACTcaattttttcttttctgaaactTTGacctctaaaaaaaataataatgtaagagATCTTTAACACAGACTCAACAGTGCAGACCTACTAAAGTAGAAGGTCTGACTACAAGCTCTCATTAATTTACCTGCTGATCTGTAATGCCAAAATATGAATCTGTGAATAAGCAACACTAGTaaacctataaaaaaaaacaacagtagcGAATATCTCAATACACAAAAGTAATTTACTAAATGGTTTGGGTCATCATTTCTTATATTGCACCAGGCAGATATGTGCATGTACATTTCCCATTCCAGCTTTAGAGGTAAGAGACACATCTGTATCAAATCaaggaaaaaagaaaaccaacctgtttttttctcttccttCTTTTCCTCCACTTCCTCATCATCCCAATTATcctacacagaaaacacaaattGGTTATTTCAGTGCATTTTAAGGTGAAACACCACTTGGATTACACTAGTAACATCGCATTTACAAGCAGGCTTGTGTTACCATCCCGGTTGCGAACCTCTGAATTAGAAAGGGAACCTGAAAATCTTAGTCCAAATGAGCATCATCTTCATCAGCtaaagcacacatttataaatggtGCCTAGATAAGGTTTTTCTTTGTAAGCATCTCCAAACTGACAGGTACTAACAGCAGAGAGTAATCTTAGTTCACAGTGGTCTAGCATCAGACAGAGTTTATTGTACAGTTAGATGAGAGCATGCAACATCATGGTATTGATTTGTCAATACTGTCTATGCATAAACTAGTTATTTGTCTTCTCTTGTGCCAGTGATTGAGGATAGAACCAGGAGATTTGGGCTCACTGGTACCGAAGACATTGCACTGACAGTTACTGTCCCTCCGTATATTACACACATGAGTACTGACAACTACATGCATGCAAGAACTGGAGGTTCACCCCTGCCCTTAATGTGGTGACGCTTCAATAAACTGAAGACAACTCAGAGTGGTAGATTAATTGCATCCaaagttttactttttaactGCATTACCTGATCAAAGTTTTTAAACACACTCTGTATGGTGAATGGTTATTTTCATGTTAGTCGGTGCAAAGAAAGCACTAGCGATTTCTGCAGGATTAGTTAAAATCCCATGACCTGCTCTGCTTGCAGTAAATGTACAGCTGGACACTAAAGCAGGCAATTGTGAGGGAGGCTTCTGGAACTCAAGAAACAAAGCCCCCTTTAACATGTAAATTCTAGTTTAGTGCATTTTTAACAGAAAGCATACACCTATTAAATAGTGCATTTTATAATAATGCAAAGGTGACTTAGCAGCTCCCTACAAACAGTGGAAACACTGCTCCACTGGCATGAGTACAAATGCTTTCAAAGCCTTACCACATAGAAACTGGGCGTTCCAGCGCAAGGGAACAATTTCTACTAATGTGTTTCCTCAATTTGTGGGAGATGCATAAAGTATTAGTGACTGATAATAAGGTACCAGGGCAGGTGTTGGTGAGGGACTGTCTAGATGGTACAAATGCCCATTCTGGTTATTTTTCTCACATCATATTTTCCATGTGGGTGGTGACGTTTATCAAGCGCCGGGTCTCTAGTAAGCCCAGTTTGTCCATTTTAGCTGTAATCGcccaaaaatatattattttttttattccacatTAGACCACGGCCGATTTTTTGTTAGTTTACTGCTTCTAAAAGGGCGATTCAGAAGTCTACTAGTTATATTAAAAAGCATCTATTTTTACCGGTACTTTCACAAGCAGAGTGTATTTATCTCATATATCACATGCCATGATCATTAAAACATATGGTACGGTTTCAGAGTGTATTTCTGTTATAAAACCAGTTCACTCGCAGTAAACGAACAACTAAAACGGTTATATAAATGGGGTTACAATTATACAATGTTCTTGGCGTACTTGTCTGAGTATTTTCTGCACGTACAGATCCACATGGCCTGGGTGTCACTAGTCACAGTAGTTTTTGCTGTACTCGAATAAACCTTCAACTGTAGTGGTTCTTTTCAAAAACCAAACCAGCTAATGAATAAACAGACCACAACATGCTCTCAAAATACACATTTCTCCACCCTCCCGCCCCGTCGAAGGCAGCTTAACACGACCAGACAGCCCCCCTTCCGCCCTGCGGCCTAAGCTACACCAGTCTCCGGTCTTTCTCAGCACTGTTTTCCCGTCTATACCTTCAcatcttcttcttcgtcttcgccctcccattTGTCTAGCACCACTCCCTTTTTGACCGGCACGTCCGGCACCAAATTCTCGAAATTGTCCGcgtctgtgaaaaacaaaaagaacacgaGGTCAAGACGAAGGTGAACAGGGGATTAGTATGTATGTAAAGCGTTAATTTTAACAGACAAACCACGTTGTCTCTTCTCTTACCCCAGGAGTCCCCGTCCGCCATCTTCGCTCCGTGTGTGTCTGTTCGAGCCAGTCCAACTGCTGGCTGGCTGCTCCGCGCCCGGAATGATGGGATACTGGGGGACTTTCACGGAGGACACGCGTGTGCCAGGCATGCATAATACACCAGTTCTAACAGCGCCGTTTAGCGACACATCTCGGGTCttgtatttgaattgtaatcaataTTTTCTTTCTCAGGTTAAAATTGTGTGCACAGTGGGTCAGGTTTATTAATATATTTCcaccaaaatataaataaaataatacaacgtTGTTTGTTGCTAGTTATGTTAAAGTTGTGTTTCGTGCAAATTCCTGGACCTATCTGCCCCAACATAGTGCATTTACTTTTTAGTTAATGTAGGAGTTTCTATCTAAGcacaagattttaaaaataaaataaaatacctgaCTTTACGCATGCTCCGCTGCCAGGCCATTGTATAACTGCAGCTGCACAACTCAGCCACCAGGTGGCATACACACTACACAAATCAAATTCAATGTAATATTAATGACACATGCTGTGAGGTAATGTTGGGACATTTTGGGGTAACATTGATTTTTATTTGGTGGTATGTTTTGTTGGATTCTCGTGTGTAATGTTCTGGGAAGTTgtcaatataaaaaaaaggataattCAGGTTATTTaaggaatgtgttttttattgttttatatttaaaaatacagagaATGGTGTACCACAGTACCACTCCATGACGAATATAATGTATACATacctaaagaaaaacaaataaacacacacaaaacaattcaACACATTATCATTTAAATTAATAAGTAACATCATCACATCATTTTTCAGTTagagcaacacaaacacaaccacaaagcatatatatatatatatatatatatatatatatatatatatatatatatatatatatataaaataaatactagaaagcacagggaaccatgaATATTCAATATCTTTATAATAAGCTGCTGTGGCATGCTGGGGGTGGGGTGGCTCTTGAGCCAGACAGACAGTAGCTCACTGAGATCCACAATATTACGCAAAGAGGACAATATGTAAATAATGAAATAGATATTGTGAATTGTCAATTTTATTGATACTCCTTAGAGTGCTATGAGGTGCTttctaaactgaaaaaaacattttcagattGACAGACTCAGTATTGTCAAAGGGGTTGTAGCTTATGAAATAAATACCCATTAGTACACTTCCATTTACTGTGTACTGTAGCTATCAagtgtgcagctttgaaagaaccATGTGTTCAAAAAACTGATTACTTTCACACCGTCGGTTAGACTTGCACTCCTTAGGTCAGTTCACCTTGACAATGTCATTCTCTCCTGCCTCTACAAGACCTTCTTTCCTGGTATTAACCAACCAGTTTCTTCCCCCTAATGACTGACGTGCTGTGAATccagtgacatgctttgatcCCAAAGCAATGCTGATGACCTAGGAACCTGAAATGAAGGCACGCAAACTGCGATCTTCATTGGAAGTGCACGGCAGGTAAGATTTAAGGAAGTATTTCACTAGCTGTAACCCCCTTTAAGAGTACCCCATCATCCTTTGGTTTCACtgaccttgattagcactaatcctggacttcCTAATGTCACCTTAAGTATGGTAGTgcatgattagtgctaatcagggtctgtggaacTAGCCAAAAGCATGTGCTGCAAATTAGACAGACGGTGGAGATGTCCTTTTGATTGGGCGGTCAATAGGTGAAGAACGACACAAGCAGCAGGCTGGACAGGACTTCAAACGGGATTGGACGCAGAGGTATACCAGCAGATCTtcctgtgaaaataaaacacagcaacattGCCACACCGGGATCCATTCCCAGAACCCTCCATGGTGCTCAGAAGCAGGAGGGTTAACCCCAAACACTCTTCGGAGACGGTCAAGAAAGAACTCATAAAGGGCAATTCATCAAAACAGACTTGGCAGAATGGAAGTTTGGTGGATACAGCCAGCCAGTCAAATTATCACAAGAGAAATAAACCCAGCTGGTTTCTTTCCTGAAAGCATGCACAATGTTTTCATGGTCCAGATACAGGAGGAGCCAGTGGTTTGAGTAACCTCACCTCGGAAGTCGGCGGGTTTGTCTTCCCAAGAGGTCAACACCATGGACAGGGCAGTCTGCTGGAGGCTGTTGAGGGATTTCAGCTGACTGCTGGTCAGGGCCGCTCCCTGCTCATAGGAGAACATTCGTATGTGGTCCTGGCTGAACACGACCTAGGCAAAAAAAACTGCTCTGAATACTTCTAATAATACTGCACCATATCATCAGTATTCTGATAGTACCCAGCGTGTGTGTAAATGCAGGGACATGCACACCCGCTCTTAACAGGCCTGCTTCTGTTTCTTGACTTACAGAGAATTTCTGCGGTGGAATTATTGAAATCGCCAGTGGTGTGAGTCCTTCAATTTGTTCCTTTGCCAACGAAGACAGAACAAAATCCTCAAGACCAGCTTTGGAGACAGAATGAAACAGAGTGACTAGGAATCTTGTTTATAACTGTCAAAATGTCACACATTCCGATTCTGCCTCGCAGTGAAGGCTCAGTTGAGGACGGGCTCGTACCTGCGATGCCTCCGATTTCAATGAAGACTTCAGACCCCCAGCTGCTGACCGGTCCGAAAGCAAGGCTGTGTGTGAGCAGCTTAGCCAGAGCTCCCAGCTGCTCCTCTGTGCAATCCAACCGCAGCAGCCCGACCCAGCGCACTGACTTACTGCAGGGCAAGAGCAGAGGGGGCGATCAGCACACAGGACACAGGGAGCACAAGAGAAAACAGCCTGGTTTTTATGTCTGAATCGAATGCAAATGCAGATTTCTCCACATTAACATTGCATATACCTAGTTAATTCAACCAAGGAGAATGAGCTGTggtcataaacaaatacactgtGCATGTCCTGATACTGTTGTTTAAGACTTCATGTACAACGGTGTTGGAAAGCAGAGCCCCTCAAAGTCATGATAGAAGCTGTAGACTCCGTATTAGACTGCCTGTCATGTGTGAAGCCTGTTAAACATTGACAGCTGGCTGGACATCACACTGCTGCAATGTGCTCTCCTTTGCAGAGAgccctcccctgtgctctgcacTCACAGTGACCAGCTTTCACAGTCTCCAGTTCAGTCAGGATGCCATTCGTTCTCTAGCCTGGATGAGATCAGTGTTCTAACTGCAGCTCATTACTCTAGCAGCTCACAAACAGCTCATTTGATACAGTCAATGAGGCAAGGGCTGTGCATTCCTGATTCTGTGTCGGTAACTGGTGCAGCAGTGCTTTCCAGTGTGAACTGCTATTAAAACGCAAGGTGTTTTCCTGTCTAGCCGAAAGCTGTCCCGCAATGTTTTTAGAGCAAGCTGATAACACAGCAGCGGCTGCTCAAGTGTCTGCCTACCTGAATTCCACCGGATTCATGGCTGGAATTTCTGACACTTTTATTCCACAGATTCCATACCCCAGAGCCACCAGAGTACTGGCATCCAGGTCACTCCCGGTCAGTTTGGTGGAGTTCAGAACAGCAGCATACAGAACTGAGAGCTGAGACAGAGGAACAGTAATGGACACGGAAATCAGTTTCGAAGTCACCAGTTAAAATGCATACATTTGTTTGCTGTGGTTTTATAAGGAGGTTCTGTTGGATCTCACAGTGTTTTCTCTCACGAGCAATGCAACAGGGGGGTTGGCTCAGCTGGGAAAGTTAGTGTGCATTGTTACGAGTGCCTGCAGTTCACCTGTCTGCTGGTCCAGGTTTTGATTCTACCCAGAGCCGTGACAGCTGCCAGGTCGTTCAGTTTGAGTTTCTGCAGCTCGTCGCTGGTGAACTGCGTGGCGATCCTCCCCAGCTGTTGGATCACTTTGGGAGTCAGTGCAGAGGCTGGCCCATAGATCTAGAGAGAGAGAAGAGCTGCCGTATCACCTGCAAGCTGAACAACACTTCAACTTGTTACTGCAGGCAACTTGCAGGTCGTTCTGGAGGGCGTTGCAGAGGAAACTCTTTTTACTTGcaattaaaaatcaaacaaaggTGAGCAATATCACCTAAAAGGGGAAGactttttatttctgttatttcgtTATGGGTGCTTCTGAAGGTGACTGatacaattaaaacacacacaataatactTCCTAAAGGGGATGTGATTTTAGCCACACTGCTTGAATTGTTTTACACAGCAGGGGTTTAACTAGTTCAGGCAAAGCCTTCAAACAGAAACCCAGTAAGGAATTGCAAAAACCAGTGTAAATGACTGTCTCACTTGTTTAACTTTTCCCAGCAGCAGGCTGAGCTCTCCAGGATGGAAGTTGGGGTCTTGTCCGATGGCCTCCAGGCAGTTGCTGAAGTGGTCAGCAGCCATGCTGGTCAGACTGTCCACAGCCCAGGCCGAAGGCAGCACGGCTCGAACATTGCTGCAGCTTGGGACCAGAGCTGAGGAGGAGCAAATCATTTATCAGTCATGAATCAAGCTCCTTTTTTATTAAAAGTCTTAATTCCCCATTTCGAATATTGAGATCTTACGTATACTTTTCCATTGACTTTTTAATTGCAAATTGTTATgaggaacaaaaacaacactgtccAGTCAGTGCTGATTTACAAACTCTCCCAAAGACCAGGAATGAGTTAAAACTGAGAGCACAGTAAGATAAGTAACTGTATAACTAGTGAAGCAGCGCTAGCACAGTATTCTTTACCTCTTCAGATTTCATACATTCCAATCTGCTGTTCTCACCTAATTTCGGAAGCACTCCTATTCCCAGCACTCCCAGGAAATACTGCAGCATGAACTGCTGGTTCGCAAACATTCCATCCACTTCAGCCATGTCCCTGTTCTGCTGACAGATGGCGCCAAACGCACTCTTCTCCCACTGTCTCTGGCTCTGGAACAGCCTCTCCATTCTCTCCACTGTCATGAGactctgaaacacagagacaggcacactGAGGCGCATTCACCTAGCACTATTCAAGTCTTAATTAACCTCTCAGGGTTTGCTACTCATGAAACCTTCCTCAGTGTCTTCTAATGAGAGTATTAACAAACAGGCTTTAACTTTAGCAGCCTTTCAATATAAGGTGTTCTCAGTTTCTATTGGAGCGTATAGTGTAGCTCACGCCCGTAACCAGGAAAAATCATCTCTCTCTTTCTACACTACCTaccttatttatttgcttcattgCTGTTGTGGGCAGAAAGAAAATGAATCTATCCACCTGATCAAGTGTCTCTGATGTCCAGTTAGAAACAGGCCTAAAGAAAAAGCACATCAGTTACACTATTGAACAGTGTTATTCTTCATATCACAGTTGATAATCCAAGGTTAGCTGTCCAGCACTACCCAGCCCCCACAGTAACTGCATTTTGTAGAACACAGCTTTTCAAATGAGCTCTGCTCAAAGATCCAGTTGCCAAACATTATGACATGGCTTGCATAAGGGAGCATGTATTGCACAAAACAGACGAGGCACGTATAGGTACTTGATGGCATGGTAGCTATGTTATTGTACTAATTCACATGTATAGCTTATAcacagaattatttatttatctcatACCCAAACGTTGCTTTCTCTTGCAGCATCATGGCTAAGACGTCCTTcttgtttttataaaaacagtAGTTCCTGATGCGTTCGATGTTctccacaaaaaaaaatctggagaTGTTGATAAATATCTCATCCACGACAAACGCTGCCATGACTCCCAGAGAATGGAATTCCTCCCCAGTAAACATTCCGTCGGACATCCCCTGCAAATCAGGAATAAAACCAGTGTGTCCCTACTGCTTCAAAAAAACCAGTGTGTCCCTACTGCTTCATAAAACCAGTGTGTCCCTACTGCTTCATAAAAACCAGTGTGTCCCTACTGCTTCATAAAACCAGTGTGTCCCTACTGCTTCATAGGGTCCTCAGAGAGCTGCATACACAGAAAATAAGAGCAGCTGTGCTGGTCCTTTAGATGATGAAGACAGTAAGGATGCTATAGAAGGCATACTTCTATTTACCTttcataatataataatacatgtCAGAGGATAACCATTATACaagcttcccacagtaaaagcccagtgaaagcataaagcgtaggtaagcattgtaaagaccagcataTAAAAAAACATGGGAAACCACGGTATGGTAAATGGAAAGCATAGAAtacccatgggaaaagcatgggaaaagtgcaagattactgtaaaataactgttcaaAGGGATCTCACGCTACATATTGAGTTGTT
This window harbors:
- the LOC117427714 gene encoding eukaryotic translation initiation factor 3 subunit J-A-like; protein product: MADGDSWDADNFENLVPDVPVKKGVVLDKWEGEDEEEDVKDNWDDEEVEEKKEEKKTEVKVSEKKKLSEKIKEKEQKQRKKQEELKKRLEEPEAPAEMTAEEQLEEKLRVRKMQEEADLELAKEAFGVTAVNNVTGIDDMNPSSKDDFTEFENLLKEKICRYEKSIHYSSFLESLFRDLCTSLEVEDLKRINNSLTVLFNEKQKQEKQNKAKKKKNKGVMPGGGLKAKLKDDLADYGGFEGGYVQDYEDFM